The Ralstonia pseudosolanacearum genome includes the window CGGTCGTAGGGCCCCGAGTTGGGGTAGTGCACGGACGGGCTCGGGCCGGGCCGCAGGGGGAAGGTCAGCTTCTTGCCGAGCTGCGACAGGTAGGACGCCTGTAGCGCCGAGGTCTGCAATTCGTCCGACACGAGATAGGCCAGGGCCGCCACCAGCAGGACGGGCGCGGCAACCAAGGCGAACTTGACAGATCGGCGCATTGTTTTCAACCGCAACGCTCCAAGTGTGGACGTGCCTTTGTTGTTCCACTCTACTGCATGCGGGGCAGCCGTCAATCCGGTGCGTGCCGCCGCGCGGCGCCCGGGGCGCCGTTTACAGGGATGCAACGTCCGCATGTGCCCGATGCGGTCGGCCCCGGCCCCTGGCGCGGCGGGTAGTCGGGAATGTTCTGCTCGTCGTACAGGCGGTAGATCCGTGCCAGTATGGTCCGGATGTCTTCCGACGCGTCGAGCAGGCGCGTGCTGGGGATGATTGGCGACACCGACTGCGGGGCATCCAGCTCCATGTAGTAGAAGTAAACCTCTTCGCGCTGCAGCACCGCCGCGCTGCGCTGGGCTACCGACACGCCGGCGCCAGACACCACCCGATTTGCAATTCCCGTGCCGCAAGGGTTGGATATCATTCACATACGTTGCGGAATGACGCCAGCTCTCGCACAGCCGCATTGCCGCAGAAAGGGAACGCGCGCATTCGAGTTTTCCGCGATGCTTTCCTCCCACCAAGGATTGCCGCAGTCGTCATTTGGCGGACATCCCATCAAGAGGCACCCGCCCCGTGGGCATCACCATCACCAGCAACACCGGCAACACTCCTGCCGCCGGCCAGACCCGCACGGTTCTCGGTCAGGAGAATGCAGGAACCATCACGATAACCAGCATCGACAGCAAAAGCGCAATCGCTGTCTCCGCGCTGGCCCAGCAATTGAGCGAAGCGGCCGCCCGGGCCTAGACCCGGGACGCCAGCCTGAGCCGTAAGGACCTGGGCCAGAAAGCAACGGCATTGCTCAGCCAGATCACTGGAGACAACTATTTTGCCAACAAGGCCAAAAATGATGCCGAGGTTCCCGGTACCAGTGATCCTGCATTGCTTGCCCGCGCCAGGCAGGCCACGGCGTTTGTCAATGGCCAAGGCAGCAACCCGTTCAAGGGGCTGTCTCGCGACCAGCTGGATCTGATCGCTTACGACGATAGCGGCACCTTCACCGTCAACGAGCGGCGTGCCGCCTGGTCTGAAGCCTACGATCAGGAGGAGGCTTGGCGCAGGCAGGTCATCGCCCAGGGCGAACTGGAATACCAGGCGACCGGCAAGCAGAATGATTTCTTTGCGGCAGTACTCAAGCACTATCAAGGGCTGCCGGCAATCGAGCAGGCACAGTACCCCTCCAGCTATGCGTCGCAGTTGCAAGAGTGGATCCGCCTCGATTTCAACTTCCGGACGAATCGGGCAGAGGGCACGGGCGTCTCCCGTGCAAGCCTGATCGAGCAGTGGCTCGCGCAGGGGCCGCATGGCAATCGGGCGTCGAGGACGACGGAGACCGGCGCGTCCTGACGGAATGGCCGATGACCGTGCCGATGTACGCGGGGATGACAGCCCGGTCGGGATGCGGCGCCGTAGCTCCGCCAATCCTTTGCCACGTAGCCAATCGGAAAATAGGAACAAGCATCGGGACATCCGTCTCGTGCATGGGTTTTGGCTAGAAGTGCCAAATAAGACTCTTTTTTTGCGGCGCCCTAAAAAAATTTTCGACCGAGATCGCCGCCAGACGCGGCACGTCTGAAGAAAAAGCCAGCTTCGTCGCGCTACGGCATTAAATTCCAGGCCAAAAAGCGCCGATCTGTCCGCTTGTCGCCGGATGGCATGCCGCCTACCATACGCCGCCATGTGCCGGCCCCGTGCAGCCTCGCGCTTTGCAGCGAGCGGCCGGCCTCGCTACCAGGAGGTTCGTATGGCGTATCCCCCCATCCCCGTGCCGGCAGACGGCGTGCCCAGTGCCAACACGACGTGGCAGGCGCGCAGCCGCGCGGCGGTCTGGCACCCATGCACGCAGAACGCGCGGCTCGATGCCATGCCGCCGCTGCCGATCGCGCGCGGCCAGGGGCCGTGGCTGATCGATTTCGACGGCAAGCGCTACCTGGACGGCACCAGCTCGTGGTGGGTCAACCTGTTCGGCCATGCCAATCCGCACATCAACGCTGCGCTCAAGGCGCAGTTGGACATGCTGGAGCACACCATGCTGGCCGGCGCCACGCACCGCCCGGCGGTGGAGCTGGCCGAGCGCCTGGTCGGGCTGACGGGCGGCGTGCTCGGGCATAGCTTTTTCGGCTCGGACGGTGCCTCGGCGGTGGAGATCGCGCTCAAGATGAGCTTCCACGCCCACCGCAACGCGGGGCAGGGCGCGCGCAGCCGCTTCGTTTGCCTGGAGCACGGCTACCACGGCGAGACCCTCGGCGCGCTGGGCGTGACCGACGTGGCGATCTTCCGCGATGCCTACGATCCGCTGATCCTGCAGTCGCACCGCGTGGCGTCGCCCGATGCCCGGCTGGCCGGCCCGGGCGAGACCGGCGCCGATGTGGCCGAGCGCGCGCTGGCCGCCCTGCGCGATTGCCTGGCGGCCAATGCCGGCACCATCGCCGCGGTCATCATTGAGCCGCTGGTGCAGTGCGCCGCCGGCATGGCGATGCACGACGCCAGCTACCTGCGCGGCGTGCGCGCGCTGTGCGATCAGTTCGGCGTGCACTGGATCGCCGACGAGATCGCCGTGGGCTGCGGCCGTACCGGCACCTTCTTCGCCTGCGAGCAGGCGGGCGTGTGGCCGGACCTGCTGTGCCTGTCCAAGGGCATCAGCGGGGGCTATCTGCCGCTGTCGATCGTGCTGTCGCGCGATGCCATCTACGACGCCTTCAACGAAGACGCGCCGGTGCGCAGCTTCCTGCATTCGCACTCGTACACCGGCAACCCGCTGGCCTGCCGCGCGGCGCTGGCCACGCTCGACCTGTTCGCGGAGGAAGACGTCTTCGCCCGCAACCGCGTCACCGCCGCCCGCATCGCCCAGGGGCTGGCGCCGCTGTCGCACGACGGGCGCTTCGCCCACCTGCGGCAGGCCGGCATGATCACCGCGTTCGACGTGCACCCCGAAGTGGCCGGCCCGCGCTTTGCCGAGCGTTTCGCGCTGACGGCGCGCGCGCATGGTCTGCTGCTGCGGCCCATCGGTCACACCGTCTACCTGCTGCCCCCCTACGTGCTGACCGACGACGAGACCGACACCCTGGTCGAACGCACGCTGCACACCCTAGAAGAGACGCTTGCGCAAGCCACCGGCGCGCACGAAGGAGAAACCCATGCGATTGCTTGACGACCTGCGGGCCGGCCTGGACGCCATCGACGCCGCGCACCTGCGCCGCGTGCGCCGCACCGCCTACAGCCCCACCGACCGCAGCCAGCGCATCGACGTGCCGGGCGGCGAGCCGCGCGACATTCTCGGCTTCTGCGGCAACGACTACCTCGGCCTGGCCGCGCATCCGGTGCTGGCGCAGGCGGTGGGCGAGGGTGCCCGCCGGTACGGCTTCGGCAGCGGCGCCTCGCACCTCGTCAGCGGCCACTCGGTGGCCCATGCGCGGCTGGAGGCGCGCATGGCGGCCCTGCAGGCGCCGCATATTCCCGATGCCGATGCGCTGTGCTTCTGCACCGGCTACATGGCCAACATGGCGGTGGTCAGCGCGATGGCGCAGGCCGGCGGCATCCAGCCGGCGCAGGACTGCACGGTCTTCTCCGACGCGCTGAACCACGCCTCGCTGATCGACGGTGCCCGGCTGTCGCGCGCGGCGGTCAAGGTCTATCCGCACGTCGACCTGGCCGCGCTGGAGGCGCAGCTGGCCGCCTGCGGCAGCCGCAACAAGCTGATCGTCACCGACGGCGTGTTCAGCATGGACGGCGACATCGCGCCGCTACCCGAACTGCTGGCGCTGGCCGAGCGCTTCGATGCCTGGCTGATCGTCGACGACGCGCACGGCCTGGGCGTGCTCGGGGCGGATGGGGCGGGCGTGCTGTCGCACTTCGGGCTGCGCTCCGAGCGCCTGATCTATATCGGCACCTTCGGCAAGGCGGCCGGCGGCGCCGGGGCCTGCGTGGTGGCGCACCGGATGGCGATCGACTGGCTGGTGCAGCGGGCCCGCACGTATATCTTCACGACCGCCACGCCGCCCGCCGTCGCCTGCGGGGTGGAGGCGGCGCTGGACCTGATCGCCGGGGAGGAGGGCGCCGCGCGCCGGGCCCGGCTGGCCGGCCACATCGCCCGCTGGAGCGATCACGCGCAGCGGCTGGCGGCACGGTTCGGCTGGCAGTGGATGCCGTCTCCCACCGCCATCCAGCCGCTGGTGATCGGCGAGAACGCACCGGCGCTGGCGCTGGCGGCGGCGCTGGAGCGCGAGGGCATCCGCGTCGCTGCGATCCGCCCGCCGACCGTGCCGGTCGGGACCGCGCGGCTGCGCATCACCCTGTCCGCCGCGCACACCGAGGACGACATCGAGCGGCTGGCCCGCGCGCTGGAGGCCGCCGGCAGCTCGCTGCAACCCGCCGCTTGCGCCGCCTGACATGCCGGCGCGCTTCGACTGCTTCGTCACCGGCACCGACACCGAGATCGGCAAGACGCTGGCGAGCGCGGCACTGCTGACGGCGCTGGCCGGCGCCGGCTACCGCACCGCGGGGCTCAAGCCGGTCGCCGCCGGCACGCTGGCGGGCGCGCCCGAGCGCACCAACGAAGACATCGAGCAGCTGCGCGCCGCCGCCACTGTCGGCCTGCCGATGGCGACGCTCTGCCCGTGGCTGCTCGACGCGCCGATGTCGCCGCACCTGGCGGCCCGGCGCGAGGGCGTGACGATCACGCTGCCGCCCATCGTCGATGCGCTGGCGCAGGCCCGGACACAGGCCGATGCGGTGGTCGTCGAGGGCGTCGGCGGCTTCCGCGTGCCGCTGTCGGATACGTTCGATACCGCGCAGCTGGCGGTGGCGCTCGGCTTGCCGGTGGTGCTGGTGGTCGGCCTGCGCCTGGGCTGCCTGAACCACGCCGCGCTGACGGCCGAGGCCATCGCCGCGCGCGGCCTGCGCCTGGCCGGCTGGATCGGCAACGTGGTCGACGCCACCATGGCCGGCCTCGACGACAACGTGGCCACCCTGCGCCGCTGGATCGACGCGCCGCACCTGGGCACGATCCCGCGCCTGCCGCGCCCGGACGCGCGCCCGGACGCGCGCCTGGCCGCATCGCACCTGGACCTCGCACCGCTGCTGGCGCGCTGAAACGCCGGGCAGCGCTACACTGTCCAACTTCACGAGATTTCGATCACGCTTGGATGGAGATGGCTGTCATGCGCGCAATGCGTTGGCTGGCGGTGGCCTGCGCGGCCGCCGCGATGGCGGGATGTGCCGCACTGGAATCCCCGGTGACCAAGGGGCAGCGGCTGATCGGCGGGGATGCCGCCGCCGTGCAGGCGCAGTTCGGCCCGCCGCGCGAATCCTACCCGCTCGACGGCGGCACGCGCTGGCTGTATCCGACCCAGCCCTACGGGCAGTTCACCTACGCCGCCGACTTCGACGCCGCCGGCAAGCTGGTCGCCTTCAGGCAGGTGCTGCGCAGCCTGGAGTTTGCCCAGGCCAGGGTCGATGTCTGGACCCGCGACGATGTGCTGCACCATTTCGGCAAGCCGGTGGAGACCGCTTATTTCTCCCGCATGGACCGCCTGGTCTGGTCGTACCGCTTCAAGTCGGACGACGTGTGGCCGTCGCTGATGCATTTCTATTTCGATCCGGCCGGCGTGCTGCGGCTGACCCAGATCACGTCCGATCCGCTCTACGATCCGGACCGGCCGCGCGTGTTTCACCGGTAGGCCGTCCGCACGGCGGGCATCCTCCGGGGGCTGCGTTGAGGCAGCACAAGTTTCCTGTGCGCTAAGGGTTCCTCCCGCATTACACGGTCTGTCCGGCGACCTAAGCTAGAGAGCAGGGAAGGCGGGTGCCCGCCGGGCGCCTGCCCATGCAACCGCCGCCAGAACGGACGCTGAAGACAGGGGGTGCATCATGCTGACGCATCGTTGGGTCGACATCGATCCCATGGAGGCGGAACACCATCCGCTGTATGGCATTGCAGGCTGGCTGCCATGGGTGCTCGCGATTGCCGTCGGCGGACCGACGTGGGTGTTCTGGCAGGGGCTGTCGGTCGACGCGCTGCAGGTGGCGGGCGCCGATCTCTTCAACGCCGACACCCCGGGCAGCGGCGTCATCAACCTGACCCTGCTGCTGTACCTGATCTCGACGACCACCGTGCTGGTCCTGGCCACGACGCATGACAGCGCGTTCCGTCCCGCCATGCTGGTCCACATGGCGACGCTGCCGCCGATGATCGGCCTGATGCTGCTGGTGGGCGGCATTCCGGGGGCGCGGCTGGCGCTGATCGACGGCGTGGCGGCCGCGCTGCTGATGCTGGCGACATGCGGCATCTACCTCCAGCTCTCGCGCCGGGTGCGCATGACCTTCGAGCACCAGGCGCCGGCCAGCGGTGAAGTGCCGCCGCGCCTGTGGCACCGGCGGCGCGTGGCCGGGTGAGTTGGCCACGCCCGGCAGCCGCGCAGTCCGAGATGGCCGCTGCGACGCCGGCGGACGGCATCAGGCGTCGCCCGGCGCCTTTGGCGGGTTGACCAGCGTCACCATCACGTAGCTCATGATGGTGAGCATGAACCAGGCGCCCAGCTTGCTGATCGACACCAGCTCCCAGCCCTGCAACTGGCTCGGATATAGCCAGGTATGCGCGAACGTGCCGATGTTCTCCGCCAGCCAGATGAACAGCGCGATCAGCGTGAAGCCCAGCAGGAACGGCATGCGTCGGTGCACGCGGTCAACGCGGAAATGCACCCAGCAGCGCCGGAACGCGACCGCAACGCCGAGCATCAGGGCATAGCGCAGGTCCCACCAGTAGTGGTGCAGGAAGAAGTTTGCGTAGATGCCGCACGACAGCGCCGCCGTTACGGCCAGGGGCGGATGGTGCGAGAAGCGCAGGTCGAACTCCCGCCGCGCCCGCGCAATATAGCTGCCGACCGATGCATACATGAACCCGGTGAACAGCGGCACGCCGCCGATGCGCAGCACCGAGGCCTCGGGATAGATCCACGAGCCGACCGCCGTCTTGAAGATCTCCATGCCGGTGCCGGCCACGTGGAACATCAGGATCACTTTGGCTTCATCCCAGGTCTCCAGCCGCAACCACAGCAGGGCGACCTGAATCAGCACAGCCGCGAGGGTCAGCGCGTCGTAGCGGGCCAGCGGCGCATCGGCCGGATACCACAGGTGCGTGCCGAGCAGCAGGGCGACCATCAGCCCGCCGAACAGGCAAGCCCACGCCTGCTTGATGCCGAAGACGAGGAACTCGTGGAGCGCGGCCGCCAGCTGGCCGTGGCGCGCCGCCCAGGCGCCGGTCAGGTCGCGCCAGTACGAAGCCCTGGCGCGCAGGCCGGCGCTTTGCAGTCCGGGGCTTGCCGTCATTCAGTCGATCAGCGCAAACCGCGGCACCTGGCGGCCATCGACCTCAACCATCTCGTGGAACATGGCCGACGGACGCACCCAGACGGTGCCGTTGGCGGCCCGGTAGACCGTCATCCGGACCGTGGGATCGGGCTCGTACGTGGCCTCGCACAGCCATTCGTATTCGCCGCCCTTGTAGTGGCGGTAGCGGCGTGCCGGCGTGCTCTGCATGGCGGCCTCAGGACTGCGGCTTGCCGTCGTCGGCATCGACGTAGGGCGTGTGCTCGCCTTCCTGCGTCTGGGCGCCGAGCTTGGCGTTTTCCATGGTCTGCTGATAGAGCAGCATCGCGTTGGCGACGGCCTCGGGCTCGCCGCTGAAGCTGATCACGCTTTCGCCGCAGTTCGGGCATTCGCCGCCGAAGATGGCGTGGATGCCGAGCAGATTGCGCGGCTCCATGCCGTCGAAGGTGGTAAAGGCGGTCTGGCAGGCGCCGCAGACCAGTTTTTCCGGGCGCAGCGCATCCAGCCGCGCCTGTGCCTGGGAAACGCGCTGCGACTGCGTGCCGCGCCGCTTGGCTTCACCCATGATGTCCTTCCTGTGTTCTGGGGGTAGTGGAAGGCGGGATGATACCGAAGCCGGCTCGAATGCGGTCCGAAAAACGATGGTCGCGGGTGCGTTGCTGTCGTGAAGCGGGCCCGGTTCACGGCACGATGCCTTCCGCCCGATCTGGCGCGCCTGCAGGCGGCTAGCGGCGCACAGGCATCGCGTAGGCCCGCTGATACGACGCAGAAAACGTCGACAGCGCCCTCAGCGCTGCCTCCGGGTCATGCCCGGGCTTGAGGGCGAAGCTGTCGAAGCCGCAGCGGGCCAGGTAGTGCACGGTATCGATCATGACGTCGCCCACGGCACGCAGTGCACCCTGCCAGCCCAGTTGATGGCGCAGCAACTGAGCGATCGAATAGCCGCGGCCATCCGTGTAGACCGGAAAGTCGATGGCGATCATCGCCAGGCCGGTTGGGTCGATGGTGGTGGCCCCCGGCTCCAGCAACTCCGCCGGATCCGCGTCCGGCGCCAGCCACACCGCAACCGGATGCCGGCGCCGGCGGTACTGCTGCCGATGGGCCATCCAGTTCTGCAGGGTGACCCGATAGCCCGCTTCATCGGGAGGACACACCTGGTCCCCATCACCATCACCGTGCTCCAAGGGATAGGCCCGCCAGGTATCCGCCGCCACGCGGCCGTCGCAGAGGATGTTGCGCGATGCATCGCGAGCGGTTGCGTCAGGCGCTGCCATGTGCCACCTCTGCGTGTGAGCGCCGCGCCACGACAGCCGCGTCCGAGTACACCGCGGCCTGAAATGGCTCGATGCCGATCCGGCCGACCACGTCGACGAATCGTTCGGCATCGCTGTCGCGGTGCGCGAGATAGGTGTCGATCAGCCGCTCGATCACGTCCGGCACCTGGGCCTGGGCAAACGACGGGCCGATGATCCGGCCGATGGCCGCGGGCGAATCGGTCCCATCCGGCCCGCCGGCCCCATTCTGCCGGCCGCCCAGGGTGATCTGGTACCAGGCTTCTCCGGCCTTGTCGACGCCGAGGATCCCGATATGGCCGATATGGTGGTGCCCGCAGGCGTTGATGCACCCGGAGATGTTCAGGTCCAGTTCGCCGATGTCGTGCACGTGGTCCAGGTCATCGAAGCGCGCTTGGATGGCCTGGGCAAGGGGAATCGACACCGCATTGGCGAGTGCGCAGAAGTCTCCGCCGGGGCAGGCGATGATGTTCGTGATCTTGCCGATGTTGGGCGTCGCGAGGCCGGCGGCGTCCAGGTCTTGCCACAGCGCAAAGAGGCCGCTGCGCCGGACATCGGCAAGGATCAGGTTCTGCTCGTGCGAGACGCGCAGCTCGCCGAAGCCGTAACGGTCGGCCAGGTCCGCCATGGTCTCCATCTGTTCGGCCGTGATGTCGCCCGGTGCCCGGCCGGAGGCTTTCAACGACGCGGTCACCGCGACGTAGCCCGGTACGCGATGCGGGTGCACGTTGCCGCGGAGCCAGCGCCGGAACGACGGGTTCGCCTCGGCCAGCGCCGCCGTGTCATCCGGGTCGTTCGCTGCCTGGGCGTCATAAGGGGAGACGGTGAAGCGCGCCGCGACCGAGCCGACAAAGGCCTCGGTGACCGTGTCCGGCCCCCCGCGAATCAGACGCCACTGCTCGTCCACCTGCTGGCGGAACACCTCGGGCGTCAGGTCTTTCACCAGGATCTTGATGCGTGCCTTGTACTTGTTGTCGCGGCGCCCGTGCAGGTTGTAGACGCGCAGCGTGGCCTGCAGGTAGGTCAGCAGATCCTGCCAGGGCACGAAAGGATGGATCAGCTTGCCCACCATCGGGGTCCGGCCCATGCCGCCGCCCACCCACACCCGGAAGCCGATCCGTCCGTCCTGCCCGACCGCCTGCAGCCCGATGTCGTGTATGCCGACCGCTGCCCGGTCGATCGACGCGCCGCTGGCCGCGATCTTGAACTTGCGCGGCAGGAACGCGAATTCGGGATGGAGCATCGACCATTGCCGAATGATTTCGCACCAGACGAGCGGGTTGACGATCTCGTCGGGCGCGATGCCGGCAAAGTGGTCCGTCGTGGTGTTGCGGATGCAGTTGCCGCTGGTCTGGATGGCGTGCATCTGCACCGTGGCCAGTTCGGCCAGGATGGCGGGGGCGTCTTCGAGCCGTGGCCAGTTGAACTGCAGGTTCTGCCGGGTGCTGAAGTGGCCGTAGCCGCGGTCCCAGCGCCTGGCGATTCCGGCCAGCTTGCGCAGTTGCCGGGACGCGAGCATCCCGTATGGAATCGCCACGCGCAGCATCGGCGCATGGC containing:
- a CDS encoding type 2 periplasmic-binding domain-containing protein, translating into MSVAQRSAAVLQREEVYFYYMELDAPQSVSPIIPSTRLLDASEDIRTILARIYRLYDEQNIPDYPPRQGPGPTASGTCGRCIPVNGAPGAARRHAPD
- the bioA gene encoding adenosylmethionine--8-amino-7-oxononanoate transaminase; translation: MAYPPIPVPADGVPSANTTWQARSRAAVWHPCTQNARLDAMPPLPIARGQGPWLIDFDGKRYLDGTSSWWVNLFGHANPHINAALKAQLDMLEHTMLAGATHRPAVELAERLVGLTGGVLGHSFFGSDGASAVEIALKMSFHAHRNAGQGARSRFVCLEHGYHGETLGALGVTDVAIFRDAYDPLILQSHRVASPDARLAGPGETGADVAERALAALRDCLAANAGTIAAVIIEPLVQCAAGMAMHDASYLRGVRALCDQFGVHWIADEIAVGCGRTGTFFACEQAGVWPDLLCLSKGISGGYLPLSIVLSRDAIYDAFNEDAPVRSFLHSHSYTGNPLACRAALATLDLFAEEDVFARNRVTAARIAQGLAPLSHDGRFAHLRQAGMITAFDVHPEVAGPRFAERFALTARAHGLLLRPIGHTVYLLPPYVLTDDETDTLVERTLHTLEETLAQATGAHEGETHAIA
- the bioF gene encoding 8-amino-7-oxononanoate synthase, with translation MRLLDDLRAGLDAIDAAHLRRVRRTAYSPTDRSQRIDVPGGEPRDILGFCGNDYLGLAAHPVLAQAVGEGARRYGFGSGASHLVSGHSVAHARLEARMAALQAPHIPDADALCFCTGYMANMAVVSAMAQAGGIQPAQDCTVFSDALNHASLIDGARLSRAAVKVYPHVDLAALEAQLAACGSRNKLIVTDGVFSMDGDIAPLPELLALAERFDAWLIVDDAHGLGVLGADGAGVLSHFGLRSERLIYIGTFGKAAGGAGACVVAHRMAIDWLVQRARTYIFTTATPPAVACGVEAALDLIAGEEGAARRARLAGHIARWSDHAQRLAARFGWQWMPSPTAIQPLVIGENAPALALAAALEREGIRVAAIRPPTVPVGTARLRITLSAAHTEDDIERLARALEAAGSSLQPAACAA
- the bioD gene encoding dethiobiotin synthase → MPARFDCFVTGTDTEIGKTLASAALLTALAGAGYRTAGLKPVAAGTLAGAPERTNEDIEQLRAAATVGLPMATLCPWLLDAPMSPHLAARREGVTITLPPIVDALAQARTQADAVVVEGVGGFRVPLSDTFDTAQLAVALGLPVVLVVGLRLGCLNHAALTAEAIAARGLRLAGWIGNVVDATMAGLDDNVATLRRWIDAPHLGTIPRLPRPDARPDARLAASHLDLAPLLAR
- a CDS encoding DUF817 domain-containing protein; this encodes MTASPGLQSAGLRARASYWRDLTGAWAARHGQLAAALHEFLVFGIKQAWACLFGGLMVALLLGTHLWYPADAPLARYDALTLAAVLIQVALLWLRLETWDEAKVILMFHVAGTGMEIFKTAVGSWIYPEASVLRIGGVPLFTGFMYASVGSYIARARREFDLRFSHHPPLAVTAALSCGIYANFFLHHYWWDLRYALMLGVAVAFRRCWVHFRVDRVHRRMPFLLGFTLIALFIWLAENIGTFAHTWLYPSQLQGWELVSISKLGAWFMLTIMSYVMVTLVNPPKAPGDA
- a CDS encoding DUF1653 domain-containing protein, translating into MQSTPARRYRHYKGGEYEWLCEATYEPDPTVRMTVYRAANGTVWVRPSAMFHEMVEVDGRQVPRFALID
- a CDS encoding DUF934 domain-containing protein yields the protein MAAPDATARDASRNILCDGRVAADTWRAYPLEHGDGDGDQVCPPDEAGYRVTLQNWMAHRQQYRRRRHPVAVWLAPDADPAELLEPGATTIDPTGLAMIAIDFPVYTDGRGYSIAQLLRHQLGWQGALRAVGDVMIDTVHYLARCGFDSFALKPGHDPEAALRALSTFSASYQRAYAMPVRR
- a CDS encoding nitrite/sulfite reductase, which translates into the protein MYLYDAIDQQLVDERVVQFSDQTRRFLSGQLTEDEFRVLRLQNGLYLQRHAPMLRVAIPYGMLASRQLRKLAGIARRWDRGYGHFSTRQNLQFNWPRLEDAPAILAELATVQMHAIQTSGNCIRNTTTDHFAGIAPDEIVNPLVWCEIIRQWSMLHPEFAFLPRKFKIAASGASIDRAAVGIHDIGLQAVGQDGRIGFRVWVGGGMGRTPMVGKLIHPFVPWQDLLTYLQATLRVYNLHGRRDNKYKARIKILVKDLTPEVFRQQVDEQWRLIRGGPDTVTEAFVGSVAARFTVSPYDAQAANDPDDTAALAEANPSFRRWLRGNVHPHRVPGYVAVTASLKASGRAPGDITAEQMETMADLADRYGFGELRVSHEQNLILADVRRSGLFALWQDLDAAGLATPNIGKITNIIACPGGDFCALANAVSIPLAQAIQARFDDLDHVHDIGELDLNISGCINACGHHHIGHIGILGVDKAGEAWYQITLGGRQNGAGGPDGTDSPAAIGRIIGPSFAQAQVPDVIERLIDTYLAHRDSDAERFVDVVGRIGIEPFQAAVYSDAAVVARRSHAEVAHGSA